Proteins found in one Cricetulus griseus strain 17A/GY chromosome X, alternate assembly CriGri-PICRH-1.0, whole genome shotgun sequence genomic segment:
- the Mageh1 gene encoding melanoma-associated antigen H1 isoform X4: MPRGRKSRRRRNAKAAEENRNNRKIQASEASKTPMAASVVPSTPEDCLSGPEEDTSTPEKASTTPAEASSTALVQKPITRSSFQGTKKSLLMSILALIFIMGNSAKEALVWKVLGKLGMQPGRQHSIFGDPKKVVTEEFVRRGYLLYKPVPRSSPVEYEFFWGPRAHVESSKLKVMHFVARVRNRCSKDWP; this comes from the exons ATGCCTAGGGGACGGAAGAGTCGGCGCCGCCGAAACGCAAAGGCTGCAGAGGAGAATCGCAACAATCGCAAGATACAGGCCTCAGAGGCCTCTAAGACCCCAATGGCGGCTTCTGTGGTCCCGAGCACACCCGAAGACTGCCTGAGCGGCCCTGAGGAAGACACAAGCACTCCGGAGAAGGCCTCCACTACCCCTGCAGAGGCTTCGAGCACTGCCCTAGTGCAAAAGCCCATTACCCGGAGCAGTTTTCAGGGCACCAAGAAAAGTCTCCTAATGTCCATTTTAGCCCTCATCTTCATCATGGGCAACAGCGCCAAGGAGGCTCTGGTGTGGAAAGTGCTGGGGAAGTTAGGGATGCAGCCTGGGAGGCAGCACAGCATCTTTGGAGATCCGAAGAAGGTCGTTACAGAAGAGTTTGTTCGCAGAGGGTATCTCCTTTATAAGCCAGTGCCCCGCAGCAGTCCGGTGGAGTACGAGTTCTTCTGGGGCCCTCGAGCACACGTGGAATCGAGCAAGCTGAAAGTCATGCATTTTGTGGCAAGAGTTCGGAACCGATGCTCCAAAGACTGGCCAT GA
- the Mageh1 gene encoding melanoma-associated antigen H1 isoform X3, producing MPRGRKSRRRRNAKAAEENRNNRKIQASEASKTPMAASVVPSTPEDCLSGPEEDTSTPEKASTTPAEASSTALVQKPITRSSFQGTKKSLLMSILALIFIMGNSAKEALVWKVLGKLGMQPGRQHSIFGDPKKVVTEEFVRRGYLLYKPVPRSSPVEYEFFWGPRAHVESSKLKVMHFVARVRNRCSKDWPCNYDWDSDDDAEVEAILNSGARGYSTP from the coding sequence ATGCCTAGGGGACGGAAGAGTCGGCGCCGCCGAAACGCAAAGGCTGCAGAGGAGAATCGCAACAATCGCAAGATACAGGCCTCAGAGGCCTCTAAGACCCCAATGGCGGCTTCTGTGGTCCCGAGCACACCCGAAGACTGCCTGAGCGGCCCTGAGGAAGACACAAGCACTCCGGAGAAGGCCTCCACTACCCCTGCAGAGGCTTCGAGCACTGCCCTAGTGCAAAAGCCCATTACCCGGAGCAGTTTTCAGGGCACCAAGAAAAGTCTCCTAATGTCCATTTTAGCCCTCATCTTCATCATGGGCAACAGCGCCAAGGAGGCTCTGGTGTGGAAAGTGCTGGGGAAGTTAGGGATGCAGCCTGGGAGGCAGCACAGCATCTTTGGAGATCCGAAGAAGGTCGTTACAGAAGAGTTTGTTCGCAGAGGGTATCTCCTTTATAAGCCAGTGCCCCGCAGCAGTCCGGTGGAGTACGAGTTCTTCTGGGGCCCTCGAGCACACGTGGAATCGAGCAAGCTGAAAGTCATGCATTTTGTGGCAAGAGTTCGGAACCGATGCTCCAAAGACTGGCCATGTAACTATGACTGGGATTCAGATGATGATGCAGAGGTTGAGGCTATACTGAATTCAGGTGCTAGGGGTTATTCCACTCCATAG